A single genomic interval of Macadamia integrifolia cultivar HAES 741 chromosome 6, SCU_Mint_v3, whole genome shotgun sequence harbors:
- the LOC122082424 gene encoding pre-mRNA splicing factor SR-like 1 isoform X1, with protein MEIQTSGKPIDSLLEKVLCVNILSSDYFKELYRLKTYHEVIDEIYNQVDHVEPWMTGNCRGPSTAFCLLYKFFTMKLTVKQMHGLLKHPDSAYIRAIGFLYLRYVADSKTLWTWFEPYLKDEEEFAPGSNGRMTTMGVYVRDLLLGQYYFDTLFPRTPVPIMRQIVANLEKMKLPSKHSGVTGESSRHGSDDTARRPPSVKAALSVSFGQRAPHRASTRDSSPVRRTLPPHDRNNGDDARRSPSSHRSRSREFSDRDHSDRDRDRDRERERERDRTRERDRNRERERDREKDKEWDRDSEREWDRDRDKNRDRKHEYDRHGVHERRDYHRSKYADGDRESSRRDHESTRRDGSRHRESTSRRSRSRSQSQSRSRSRSRSRSRSLQVHNHHPSPPRDGNKEKTPTLASSNLAKLRDLYGDTGDQKGYSGPDRGPKDSSTEEVIRLGGSTWK; from the exons ATGGAGATACAGACTTCAGGGAAGCCAATTGATTCCTTGCTGGAGAAGGTCTTGTGTGTCAACATCCTTTCTTCGGATTATTTTAAAGAGCTTTACAGATTGAAGACTTACCATGAAGTTATAGATGAGATTTATAATCAAGTTGATCATGTGGAGCCATGGATGACTGGAAACTGTAGGGGCCCTTCGACAGCATTTTGTCTGCTGTACAAATTTTTTACTATGAAGCTCACGGTCAAGCAAATGCATGGCCTCTTGAAACATCCTGATTCTGCTTATATTAGAGCA ATTGGATTCCTCTACTTAAGATATGTAGCTGACTCAAAAACTTTGTGGACCTGGTTTGAGCCTTATCTCAAAGATGAAGAG GAATTTGCACCAGGATCAAATGGTCGCATGACAACAATGGGTGTATATGTGCGTGATTTGCTTCTTGGACAG TATTACTTCGATACCCTTTTCCCTCGGACACCCGTTCCTATCATGCGACAGATTGTTGCAAACCTTGAGAAGATGAAGCTCCCTTCCAAACACTCTGGTGTCACGGGGGAATCTAGCCGACATGGATCTGATGATACTGCTCGTCGACCACCTTCTGTGAAAGCTGCTCTTTCAGTCTCCTTCGGTCAGCGTGCGCCCCATCGTGCTTCCACGAGGGATTCATCACCAGTTAGGCGTACACTGCCTCCTCATGACAGAAACAATGGGGATGATGCTCGAAGATCTCCCAGCAGCCATCGCAGCCGGAGCCGTGAATTTTCTGATCGTGACCATTCAGACAGGGATAGGGACCGGGACCGggagagggaaagggaaagggacaGGACTAGAGAAAGGGacagaaatagagagagagaaagggatagGGAAAAAGATAAGGAATGGGACAGAGACAGTGAGAGGGAGTGGGACAGGGACAGAGACAAAAACAGAGATAGGAAACATGAGTATGATCGACATGGGGTTCATGAGAGAAGAGACTATCACAGGTCCAAGTATGCCGATGGAGATAGGGAAAGTAGCAGACGGGACCATGAGAGTACTCGTCGTGATGGTAGCAGGCATAGAGAATCTACCTCTCGCCGGAGTAGGAGTAGAAGCCAAAGCCAAAGCCGAAGCCGAAGCCGGAGCCGGAGCCGGAGCCGGAGCTTACAAGTCCACAATCATCATCCGAGTCCACCTAGAGATGGAAACAAGGAGAAGACACCTACACTTGCATCTAGCAATCTGGCCAAGTTGAGGGATCTATATGGGGATACAGGCGATCAAAAAGGGTATAGCGGCCCAGATAGGGGTCCCAAAGACAGCAGCACTGAGGAGGTGATTAGACTTGGTGGTTCTACTTGGAAGTAG
- the LOC122082424 gene encoding pre-mRNA splicing factor SR-like 1 isoform X2, with translation MEIQTSGKPIDSLLEKVLCVNILSSDYFKELYRLKTYHEVIDEIYNQVDHVEPWMTGNCRGPSTAFCLLYKFFTMKLTVKQMHGLLKHPDSAYIRAIGFLYLRYVADSKTLWTWFEPYLKDEEEFAPGSNGRMTTMGVYVRDLLLGQELPTIHLLYWEKIS, from the exons ATGGAGATACAGACTTCAGGGAAGCCAATTGATTCCTTGCTGGAGAAGGTCTTGTGTGTCAACATCCTTTCTTCGGATTATTTTAAAGAGCTTTACAGATTGAAGACTTACCATGAAGTTATAGATGAGATTTATAATCAAGTTGATCATGTGGAGCCATGGATGACTGGAAACTGTAGGGGCCCTTCGACAGCATTTTGTCTGCTGTACAAATTTTTTACTATGAAGCTCACGGTCAAGCAAATGCATGGCCTCTTGAAACATCCTGATTCTGCTTATATTAGAGCA ATTGGATTCCTCTACTTAAGATATGTAGCTGACTCAAAAACTTTGTGGACCTGGTTTGAGCCTTATCTCAAAGATGAAGAG GAATTTGCACCAGGATCAAATGGTCGCATGACAACAATGGGTGTATATGTGCGTGATTTGCTTCTTGGACAG GAACTGCCAACTATCCACCTACTATATTGGGAGAAGATATCGTAA